ATCTCCATGGGAGGTCCGGCAGCTATTTCACCCACTATGGGAAAGGTGATTGATCTAGTGGGATCGAAGTCCTGATTGATGATGGGATGTAGAATTGGCGAGATGATGGTTGGGGTTGAGTTATCTGAATTGGTTTGCATAGTGGATGCCTGATTGGATTGGATGAGTTCCTGGAACTCGTCCTTGGCATACATAGAACCGCTTCCCGTAAAGAGCCAGTGGATATTTATCTGATCTTTGGAGAGTGCTTCCAGGAACTCCGTATCGGGATAACGCTCGTTTAGTTTGTATCTTGATAACGAAGCACGGGAGATGCCATACTTAGTGGCAAACTGGTAATCCTTGAGGCGCAGGGCCTTAATCACCAAGCTAAGGCGTTGTCCGATAGTCGGTTTATTCATCGTGAACTCCATATAGAAACTTTGCTATTGAATATATCCGCATGGCTGCAAGATTAGTTCCAGATGCCATTCTGCTGCAGAGCGGTTTGGAGTCAATACTAAAGATTATAGTGTGACCCAGGTGGATTATAAAGCATTGCCGGAGAATGCGTAAGAAAGCTGGCAAACTCGCAGAAAGGACTTCCCAAGGTTCTGCACTTGTGGTTCTTAGCACCCTACTAAATATATAAGAGAGGTGTAGAATGACTACAAAGAAACAACGCCATGCGGAAGCGCAAAAACGGAAGGTTTTGGGCAATGTCCAAGCGGGTACCCCTGTCCAAGCGGGGGTGGGATTGAGGCTTAACTTATTGATAACTATGATGAGAGGGCAAAATGTCCAAGCGCTTGAGCGCATTTTTGAGGATTCCAGACTGAAATGTCCAAGTGGGTCGCAGTTTTTGAAGGACTTGGACATGGACATGAAAGTCGATTTTATCTGGCTACCCATAGATAGGGTGGCCTTACTGATGAACAAGAACCTGAAGACAATCAGAAGAATGGTCGATGCCGGGAAGCTGACCGCACTCAAGCATCAGATACCTACTAAGAACGGAGCTACGATCAAGACCTTTGTACTGGCAACTGAAGAGATCATCCTTGCAGAGTATGCCTGGTTTAGAGACAGCCTGCGTAAACCGGAGCTGTACTTTGAGGAAGTGATCGAACTGGGAGAGCATAGCTACCCAAGTGTATTTCTGGTCTATTACGAGAATGAAGTAAATGCCAATACTGATTGTACTGAGAAAGACCAAGCTCTGCAAACCGGAGGTTCCGATGTATCCCTATAATGGCAGACCAACCGAGGAGTTCCTCAGGGACTATAACCTCAAGCTGAGGGAATTGCAGGAACTGATCGAAAGCCTAGGGATGAACCTTCAACTCAAACCCGGTGGAAGATGTGTGGTAGTGCCAGCTACAAGTAAGAATACTGAGACAATAGATAAGAGCCACTTGATCAACTACAGTCAGCAGTATAATGCCAACTTGATAGACTCAGAAGATTCCGAGACGACCGAAACTGCCTATGAGACCTACGAGGACTATCTGGACTTCGAACGTAAACTCGCTCTGATCCATGAAGCCAAAGACAGTGATATCGTAGTCGACTTCTCAGCTGAGTTTCTTGATCTTGCTCCTATAATAGAAGAGAAGCTAATGTTCAAGGAAGAAGCTCAACTCTATGGGAGATTCTGCCAGGAGGTAATCCGTATCCTGAATGGTGCTTCCTCCAAGACCATCGCCTGGAAGCAAATCACCAAAGACTATAATAACAGCAAGCTGGTGGCAGAACTGCGCTACAAGAAAGGACCCCGCAAAGAACGAGCGCTGCGGGAGTGGTTACGCAACTACTATGACAACAAGATGGATATGTATGCTCTGCTCCATAAGAGTAAGGGGCAATACAAAGACCGGAAGATCACTTATCAGGAACAACAATATTTGCTTCATCTACTGCTCAATCCCAATCGCATCAAGATCGGTTCTGCCATCGTTAACCTCAAACAGATGAGCAGAAACGGGATTATTGAATCTCAGGCCAATGAACGCACGCTCAGACGCTGGTGCGAGGAATGGGCTGCCAGGCATCCGGCTGAGTGGTATCAGGCCAGAGATGGCAGCAAGTTTGTCTCAGAGAATCTCATCAAGAGCATTATGAGAGATGACAGCACTCTGGAAGTGGGACAGGTCTGGGTGGCTGATGGACATACCCTCTCCTTCGATATTCTCAATCCTCAGACCGGCAGAGCCCAACGCATGACGATGATCATGGTGATGGATTGGGCAAGCCGATATCCTGTGGGAGCATCACTTGCCTTTACCGAAGATAGCCAGCATATCCTGACAGCCTTCCGCAATGGCTTTATCAACTGCGCTCAGATCGCCGATAACAATAGCGGAACGATGGCGGTGCTACCCAAGTATGTCTATCTGGATAATGGCAAGGCCTTCCGAGCCAAGCTCTTTCACGAACGCTGGGAGGAGCATGACCTGAACAAGGAACTGGGTGGTATCTTCCCCCGGCTTAATATCGGAGTGAGGTTCGCCGAGAGCTACAATGCCAAAGCCAAGATCATCGAGAGGTTCTTCAAGACCTTCCAGGAGCAGTTTGAGCGGTTCATAACTACCTTCCGAGGAGCCTCGATTGACGATAAGCCCTCTATCCTCCACAGAAATGAAGTCTGGGCTAAGAAACTCTATACCGGTAAACCACCCACCATTGAAGAGACGATGCAGATGATCGCCTTCTACGTACGCTTCTGTTATGGCGAGACACCGCATACCTCTCTTAATAGACGCACCCCTTATGAGGTATTCAGTGCTGCCAGAATAGCGGAGAGCCGCCAAATCGAGATCTCCAGGCTCAACTTCCTGATGATGGCGATGGAACGCAAGAATATCCGCGCGGAGGGCATCAGGTTGGATAAGAAGGTCTACTGGCACCGGGAACTGGTTAATCATGTGGGACAGCCCTGTATCATCAGGTTCGATTACAGCGATGCCAGGTGGATCGTAGTCTATGACAAGAACGATGTCTTCATCTGCCAGGCAGCACTCCGTAAGGCACAGCATCCCTTCATTGAAGTCTCGATGGACAAGGCAGTATCGCATAAGGAACTGAATAAAGAATACAATGAGATCAAGGGCTTAAGACGAGAGAAAGAACGCAATGCCAAGAAGTGGGTGGTGAACTCACAGAAAGCAGTTGATAAAATCTTGAGCAACTCCACAACCAAGCAAGAGAAGCTTGAGGATCATGGTGCCAGAGCAATCTTCAACAGTCCTCCCATGCTGGAAGCACCACCCAAGGATAGCGATGAGATCATCGAAGAGATGACCAGAAAGGCGATGCTGAGATTGCCGAAACATCCTGATATGCTGAGTCCTGAAGAGCGAGTAAAACTTGAAACCGAGGAGAAAGAGAGACTGGCGAAAGAAGAGATTGAACGGATAATTGATCAGGAGATCAAAGAATCATTCGATAGGATCGGACTCGATTATCAAGGTAGCAACGTTGATACACCGATATCCTGGAAGACTGCCTTCAGCAAGACAGCAAGAGAGTATTATAAATCGACTGATCAAGACTCGAATGGAGATGTAGGAATATTGATTAGTACGGCTTCCGTACCAGAACCAGATGCTACTAAACCAGTAAGAGAACAAACTGATAATAGTGAGCCTATTGAGGATACCAATACCCTCACTCATTCAGAGTTACTAACAGATAACCAACAACAACAAACCGATGTAGATAAGGAGCCAAAACCATTCGCACACCTCTCCAGAGCAGAACTTCTCAAACGAATCGGGATAACCAATTAGGGGTAATCATGAAACAGGGAACACTAGTCAGGACACAGAACGTTATCGCAGCGGATAAATGCATAGAATACCTAGTAAATCGACCCAAACTGGAGATGGTCGGGCTTGGCTTGCTGTATGGCAGACCAGGCTTGGGAAAGACCACTTATGCCAGTCGGATTGCCTTCAGTAAAGGTTATGTCTATCTCAGACTGGAAGCCACTACCACACCCAAAGCCTTTGCCTCCAAGCTGCTCTTAGCTTTATACAAGAGATTTGGCATGGGAGAATACATACCATACGGTACAGCCAATGACCTCTTTATGCTATGCTTAACGACCTTAGAGGATCACAAGGATACGATCATAGTTGTTGATGAAATAGACTACGCCTTCCGGCATCCCCAGCTCTTGGGTGCAATCAGGGATATAGTGGATGTGACCACAGCGATTGTCATCCTGGTCGGGATGCAGAATGCCAAGGACAAGCTCAACCAGATCAACGAGTATTACTTCGACAGATGCAACTTCTTCTATGAGTTCCAAGACCTGCCCAAGAGGGACGTAGCCCAGTTATGTATTGAGATCCTGGAAATCAAGTTCCATCCAGACATTGTCGACTATGTCCACTTCCACTCCTGTGGCAATGTCCGAAAAGCCATGAAACTTATCCGCTCAGTGGAAGAGATAGGTAGATACAAGAATCTTGAAGTAATATCCCAAGCAGATCTGGATGATTGAGGCAATCATGACGGACAAAGAACTCATCCTCAACTTCATCAGTCAGTATGATCGCCCGTTCAATGCAGAACTCATAGCCAAACTGACCAGTGTAAGCATAGAAACAACAGAAAATCTACTGCCTGAACTGCTCCAAAGCCAAGCAATCAAACAGATAGAAGATGATCCTCCGATCTACGTTAGAGCCAACCGCTACCAAGCTAGGATTGGTTATCAGCACTACAAGGGCTGGACTTTCAGCATCGCAGATGCCCATAAGCTATTAGACATCCTGGAACAAGGCAGATACAAGTCCATCCGAGAGATTGCTCAAGACATAGGAAAATCAAGGCAATGGGTCTATATCTATCTGGAGGCTCTGGCATCGATAGAAGTTATTGATCTCAGGCAGCACATATACGTGGTCATATCCCGCCAAAACGTGCCCAAAATCGGTAGGAAAGTCCAGAAAGGTATACTGGGTCAACTCAGGAGGCTGAATAGAGCTGGGTGCCATAGGTTGCTTGAATAGATCATTTTTTGGGGATGAATGAGAAATCCTACAGACCTAAGTCTTGGTAGTGTTATTGGAATCATTCTCTTTTGATTCACCAATCATACTGTCTCTAAGGTCAGCAAAATGCGTGTCTACAAACTTGATCGTATTCTCCTCATCTAAACGAATCGGGATTTCGTGACACTCACTATTTAAGAGTGAATCACGAATGCTGTTCAATTGCGATGTATCGGTTTTAACATATTCCTTGTATTTTGCTGAACACAATGGACATAAAGCTAGATAATGTGAGTTATGCTCTTTACTCAAAAACTCCTTCGTGAATATCTCAACTTTCTCCATATAATACTCTTCGTTCCTTTTCTTAAAAGGCATAACATCTTTACAA
The nucleotide sequence above comes from Candidatus Cloacimonadota bacterium. Encoded proteins:
- a CDS encoding XRE family transcriptional regulator, with the protein product MNKPTIGQRLSLVIKALRLKDYQFATKYGISRASLSRYKLNERYPDTEFLEALSKDQINIHWLFTGSGSMYAKDEFQELIQSNQASTMQTNSDNSTPTIISPILHPIINQDFDPTRSITFPIVGEIAAGPPMEIKDEWSQMGQIQLPVSFLPGNPKHYTVFQVNGRSMEPVIQHQDIVVIKSNQSWEDADEKIAVVRTDDGLTIKKVQIDHNRQQIILQPFNIDYPVLVLDSDWNYGAFLIGTIALQLRFL
- a CDS encoding Mu transposase C-terminal domain-containing protein; amino-acid sequence: MPILIVLRKTKLCKPEVPMYPYNGRPTEEFLRDYNLKLRELQELIESLGMNLQLKPGGRCVVVPATSKNTETIDKSHLINYSQQYNANLIDSEDSETTETAYETYEDYLDFERKLALIHEAKDSDIVVDFSAEFLDLAPIIEEKLMFKEEAQLYGRFCQEVIRILNGASSKTIAWKQITKDYNNSKLVAELRYKKGPRKERALREWLRNYYDNKMDMYALLHKSKGQYKDRKITYQEQQYLLHLLLNPNRIKIGSAIVNLKQMSRNGIIESQANERTLRRWCEEWAARHPAEWYQARDGSKFVSENLIKSIMRDDSTLEVGQVWVADGHTLSFDILNPQTGRAQRMTMIMVMDWASRYPVGASLAFTEDSQHILTAFRNGFINCAQIADNNSGTMAVLPKYVYLDNGKAFRAKLFHERWEEHDLNKELGGIFPRLNIGVRFAESYNAKAKIIERFFKTFQEQFERFITTFRGASIDDKPSILHRNEVWAKKLYTGKPPTIEETMQMIAFYVRFCYGETPHTSLNRRTPYEVFSAARIAESRQIEISRLNFLMMAMERKNIRAEGIRLDKKVYWHRELVNHVGQPCIIRFDYSDARWIVVYDKNDVFICQAALRKAQHPFIEVSMDKAVSHKELNKEYNEIKGLRREKERNAKKWVVNSQKAVDKILSNSTTKQEKLEDHGARAIFNSPPMLEAPPKDSDEIIEEMTRKAMLRLPKHPDMLSPEERVKLETEEKERLAKEEIERIIDQEIKESFDRIGLDYQGSNVDTPISWKTAFSKTAREYYKSTDQDSNGDVGILISTASVPEPDATKPVREQTDNSEPIEDTNTLTHSELLTDNQQQQTDVDKEPKPFAHLSRAELLKRIGITN
- a CDS encoding ATP-binding protein, whose translation is MKQGTLVRTQNVIAADKCIEYLVNRPKLEMVGLGLLYGRPGLGKTTYASRIAFSKGYVYLRLEATTTPKAFASKLLLALYKRFGMGEYIPYGTANDLFMLCLTTLEDHKDTIIVVDEIDYAFRHPQLLGAIRDIVDVTTAIVILVGMQNAKDKLNQINEYYFDRCNFFYEFQDLPKRDVAQLCIEILEIKFHPDIVDYVHFHSCGNVRKAMKLIRSVEEIGRYKNLEVISQADLDD